From Rhizophagus irregularis chromosome 9, complete sequence, the proteins below share one genomic window:
- a CDS encoding uncharacterized protein (MEROPS:MER0036114), whose amino-acid sequence MSSNSNSVNVIEEWTSRPDGVEIYTKKWMSVIDPPIATVVFLHGFGDHVNRFNHVFERFALKGVEVLGFDQRGFGKTAVRNKNPGHTGGWKIVTGDITGFLLANRRQNIPQFLFGHSMGGGLAANYASDGPEKDNLAGIVLSSPLIALAPQARVPKSAVTLANALSKVIPNLTVPVMSLDKKYISRNPKEIERYQNDELIHRIGSLRGLADINYGIRSVLREKYKNITLPTYICFGTSDGINDINAAKEFFDKIPSQEKTWREWSGFYHEMHHEDERYSVIDDYLDWILNRAVSNSKKKNIQISTSNSSGAISSSPLALASA is encoded by the exons atgtcgtcTAATTCTAATTCTGTTAATGTGATTGAAGAATGGACCTCTAGACCAGATGGTGTTGAAATCTATACAAAAAAATGGATG TCTGTCATTGACCCTCCGATCGCAACTGTTGTATTTTTACATGGTTTCGGTGACCACGTTAATCGTTTCAATCATGTATTTGAGAGATTCGCTTTAAAAGGTGTTGAAGTTCTCGGCTTTGATCAACGTGGATTTGGTAAAACTGCCGTTCGTAATAAGAATCCTGGTCATACTGGTGGTTGGAAGATTGTTACTGGAGATATTACAGGATTTCTTCTTGCTAATAGGCGTCAAAATATTCCTCAATTTTTATTTGGTCATAGTATGGGTGGTGGTCTTGCTGCTAATTATGCTTCTGATGGCCCGGAAAAAGATAATCTAGCTGGTATCGTTTTATCTTCTCCTTTAATTGCATTGGCTCCTCAAGCAAGAGTACCGAAATCTGCTGTAACTTTAGCAAATGCTTTATCAAAAGTTATACCTAATTTGACTGTTCCCGTGATGTCcttggataaaaaatatatttctagaaatccaaaagaaattgaaagatATCAAAACGATGAATTAATTCATCGTATTGGTTCTTTACGTGGTCTTGCAGATATTAACTACGGTATTAGATCAGTTTTAAgggaaaaatataaaaatattacattaccTACCTATATTTGCTTTGGTACTAGTGATggaattaatgatattaatgcTGCAAAAGAATTCTTTGATAAAATTCCTTCTCAAGAAAAAACTTGGCGAGAATGGTCTGGTTTTTATCATGaaa TGCATCATGAAGACGAAAGATATTCGGTCATTGATGATTATCTTGATTGGATCTTAAATAGAGCTGTttctaattctaaaaaaaagaatattcagATTTCTACTTCAAATAGTAGTGGTGCTATCTCTTCTTCTCCTTTAGCTCTCGCTTCTGCATGA